In Kwoniella bestiolae CBS 10118 chromosome 3, complete sequence, the genomic stretch GGTATCCGACTGAGCTCTTGAATGAACCCTTGACAGAGGGTATACCGGCGAGTTGGTCGCGGATGGGAGATAAAAtcgaggtgggttgttgCTGTTCATcctggatgatgatccgaTGTTCAATGATGAGATAGGGGACGATTCGGTCGGTGAGAGAGATAGGGCGTTGAGCAGGttggttggtgttggtgtcATGATGGGGTATGTTACATGATCAATCGATGTGcggatgatatggatgagatggtgatgaaatgaaatgaatcggatttgagatgagatgatggatggatgaacCTGTTGATAACAGTGTCGTTGTTTAATGACGAGTATAAGTAGAGTAGTGCGTGGTCACTCTCCTCTGCTCTTACCATATATACTCATACTACTGCTATCTCGACTAGATCAAGATATATACTGCATGGGATGGACAGGATGGGCAAAGGTGTATATTCATGCAtgtatctcttctctctctggAATCATCGTTGAGCCATAGacaatcaacaacatccacaAGCTAATTCAACTAAGATTCATGATTCCCATTTCATTCCATTCAGATCTTCTGGGATCCACATTCGATTCCAGCAGATCACGGCAGGATACCTCTTCTGTGGGTCTGATGCGATGACTGTTCCAGAAGAGTGCATCTATTCGTGGGCTCAAGCAGAGGCAGACAGACCAAACCGAATGAAAAGGGGCAAGAGATGGTGGGGAAATCGTTGAGAAGACGACAATTAATCGCCCTTCGGTCTTGGGCTACCATCACCTCGCCCTTCTACTCAAGCATTCCATTCCTTGTCAACGTCCACTTCACACGCAGCACTCTTAGCTCTGAGCTGGTCTCTGTACTGCATGCATACGATCGCTTCTCGCTTAGCATGATGCTTTGTCATGATAAGGATGGATGTCttttttctcttttccaCCTCCACATCTGTATCGGTAAACTTCGGtaccatcgtcatcttcctaGTGCCCTTTCCCGTTATCACCTGGGATTCCagcatcatccatccatccttgaATTTGTTCGTTcgttctcttctttccatctaGCTCCTTATTAACATTGGCATAAATCGTATAAGCACCATGTCAACAGAAGGAAAGGTGCGTGACCTAGCCCCTCGTAGACTCATCAAGTAGACAGTGCTAACAGGCCCCACAGACTATCACTTGTAAAGCCGCCATCGCTTGGGAGGCAGGTCAGTGTTTTCATCTGCTTTTGCCGAACACACGTAGGATACGACCATGCTGATAGCAGTGACCTGTACACAGGCAAGCCCCTCTCGAtcgaagaggtcgaagttGCTCCACCCAAAGAAGGTGAAGTTCGAATCAAGGTTTTATAGTAGGTTGACATTTCTTTCCTATGCATACAAAGGcacaagctgatcatatcaATACATCCATCACAGCACTGGTATCTGTCACACGTAAAGCATCTTTGCATCTCCCTATACATACATGTATCTACTGCTCGAGCGACACTGATGTTTTGTTTCTGGGTGAACATAGCGACGCATACACCTTATCAGGCAAAGACCCCGAGGGTGCTTTCCCCGTCATTCTCGGACATGAGGGTGGTGGGATCGTAGAGTCTGtaggtgatggtgttgacAATGTTAAAGTTGGTGATCACGTCGTCCCTCTCTACACCGCAGGTGAGTCGTAGTCTTGTCGCTATCATGGATACGTCTCTCTCGTGGTATCGCTCTGCTTCTGGGGTTCGCGTGCTGATGTATCCTGTGCGATGTAGAATGCAGAGAATGTAAATTTTGTAAATCAGGCAAAACCAACCTTTGTGGACGGGGTGAGTCACCACACTTATATAGATTGACAATCACTCATTCGAGACTAATGTGTCTTGACGCACCAGTCCGAGCCACTCAAGGTAAAGGTGTGATGCCAGATGGAACATCAAGGTTCAAGTGCAAAGGCAAAGACATCTTGCATTTCGTGAGTGCGACCACAACCCATCTTACTCGTACCCTACTCCATGGTGTCCTTATCAATTCACCCACGCTAACCCACCACCTCACGTCAGATGGGCACATCAACCTTCTCCCAATACACCGTCGTCTCCAAATTTTCCGTCGTCACCATTAACCCCAAGGCACCTCTCGAAAAAGCCTGTCTCCTAGGATGCGGAATCACCACAGGATACGGAGCAGCCACCAAAACACCAGGTATCGAAGATTCCAACGTCGCTGTGTTCGGTATCGGCTGTGTAGGGTTGAGTATCCTGCAGGGTGCCAAGGCGAAGAACGCCAAGAGGATTATCGCCATTGATACGAACGACAAAAAGGAGGAATGGGCCAAGAAATTCGGTGCGAGTGAGTGACTCAAATAATCCTCTCTATCCATGAGATTAGAGCGACATTTGCTTATATGTTCGTATTATGGAATAGCCGACTTTATCAACCCCACTAAACTCCCTGAAGGCAAGACCATCGTCGATTATCTCGTTGAAGAGACTGATGGGGGTCTTGATTTCACCTTTGACGCTACTGGtaatgtgagtgggatcgtATGGACTCCGTGCCCGCGTATCTGACTGAACTCATCACGTTGATTCACCCACAGGTCCAAGTCATGCGATCAGCTCTCGAAGCGTGCCACAAGGGTTGGGGTGTATGCAACGTCATTGGTGTCGCTCCTGCCGGTGCTGAGATCGCAACTCGACCGTGAGTCTCCTATCGACGTAGCCATCACACATCGCGTCGCTTCATGGCTGATCGTGTACTGCTGTATATCTAGATTCCAGCTTGTAAGTTGCCCTTGATATGTTGATCTTGGGTTAACTAGCTGATCATTCGTCGATGGTATAGGTGACTGGTCGAACTTGGAAAGGATCCGCTTTCGGTGGTGTCAAAGGCCGAACTGAATTACCAGGTATCGTGAATGGTAAGTCAAACCCAACTTATAGATACTCACCAACACATATGTATCATGGCGAACCACGCTGACCTATCCGGTCCTCCCCGTAGACTACCTCGCGGGTACACTCTGGGTGGACGAGTTCGTCACTCACCACCAAGACTTGGAGGGTATCAACAAAGGGTTCGATGATATGCATGTGGGTGGTTTCAACGTCATTTGTGatattggaggaagaagagataagCTGATGCGATTGATATTTGAACAGGCCGGTGATTGTATCAGATGTGTCGTCAACATGGGCTTCAACGATGCTCCTTAAGTACCCTTCTAACAAACTGGTAGTCACAGCGTGAGGTGAGATGTCAAAGCAGGTGTTGTTGTAGTCGGTAGTGAGGGTGATCATGAGACAGAAATGCATAGTCTTGAACGTAATACTTGATTTCAGCTCGAGCCGTATCTACTGCACCTGAATTCCCTCCATCTACTTGTCCATTCATAGTATGTTTCCTTTTCTCGACTAGGCCCTGTCGAGGTTATGATTTTCATGATTCTACTGGAAGCTCTGCCAAGAGTACTTGTGAGTTCTTGTTGAGATATCCACAGGCACATCTGCGCCGGACGAGGTTACCGCTCCAATTGAGCTGCAATCATTCCTAGCCACTCGGCAGTCTACTGGTCCTGCTGAAATGCAGCGAGAGACAGATCGGACTCGCCATTGTCTACCCATGTATATTTAGATATCCTTTTGACGAGGTCCACCTAGGATCATTCCACATCCTTCCTTGAAGCTTTCTTGGCCgaattcctcttcttcatctccaacctcctctcattctccttcttgatatACCCTTTGACCTTTGATTTCTGCTCGTTCGACgtggggttgatgattaCGCTCTGCGCTGCTTGTAATATCGTTTGATGCAAGTTGTCTAAGGCTGATGAGAGGTTCTGCGAGGCTGTGCGGGAGGTTTGCGAGGTTATGAGTATtgttggaggggaagggaggtagTGGGGCTGTCATTGAGCGAGAGTCAGTCAGTTCAGCTCGCTTTTTTTCACATTGAGCGGGCACTATTTGGAAAGTACTGAAGAGAACGCATCTAGCATGGCAAGTACGCGTTGATGGCGATGAGATACCACGGAACGATCCTACTCACGGATCTACTTAGAGGCTGAAATACGAAAGCAGGTAGCCAATTACCCTTGGCTCTGCGCAGATCACACCGGATGGTCACTTTGGATTCGGTCTTATTGACGTGCTATGAGATAGACGTGTGACCACATTAGCGTGTATCTACTTGTCCTGACATGATccgatcaactcacctgtccTCCTGGTCCACTTGACCTACTTCTACTAACCACATACCCATCTTTCGGTATATCTTCGATCTTGAAATTATCTATCCACTCCCTTGCTAATCCGTGATCTGACTCTTTGACCAGGGATGATAGGGCCAGTAATTGAGAAGAAGCTTTGGCATTTAGATgagaggaagtggagaaggTCCTGAGTGGAGGTATATGGACTACTGTTCGATGTATATGGAGGATATCCCTTGTCCTTAGCATAGACGTGCCGCTTCTCATGCTGTTGCTTCTGAGCCTACTCCCTCTCAGCCCTATCTGGTTGTCGCCAAAATACTTCTGAATTCCTacagatgacgatgaggatgagatggattgaaATTTGATTTGTTCTGCCAGTGATCCGGTTCGTTCCTGATTGGGATTGTGAGCTCTCATCTCGGATCTATCGGTGAAATAGTAACAATGTACCATGTACACCGGTTATTGGTCATAACCGGTATTATAATTGCCGGTCGTATACTCGATTGTCATAAAATGGGGATCACCGAATCAAACACCTAACAAAGCAAAAAGTTGAGAAAAGGAAATGACCATGACGTCCATTCCATCTTACTcgagtatatatacatagtctgcatctcatctcatctcatctcatctcatctcatctcagaccttcatcttctatctcctgctcatacatcatctcatAAGAGCTAGCCCCGCATCGAGCAGCCGCCATCTCATAACGAAATCATATGCGAACACACTTTTGAGCACTACGCGCCATATAAACGAAACACGCTATGACCACCCTCCCAAcctccatccctcccctccccatctcactcatcacagCCCTCCTGCCCCACCTCTTACCGccctcccccctccctcaaGAGTTCCTCTCCAAATCACTACTCCAGCGTCTACTCTAccttccaccttcaccttcagaCCTCGACTCGCACCTATCGCCTTTCCCTGCCGACGACGCTCAACCCATCTCGACAAGGTTGAACGAGCTGTCCCACGGACACCGACTGGgagatatacagtataccAAAGAATTAGACGAAGTGTACGCGAGGATAAATATCTTGCCTGAACATGATGGCCTGATAGAGAACAGCGTAGAAGTATGGCTCGAGTTCGAGTACGGTAATTCCGAGAGCAGAGGATGGGTCTACCATTCTGCTCGAATACCTTCCACCACAGCACATACCTTCGTGTCTTCCCCTGAACAGCTCTCTATAATATCAGAGACCGAAGCTCAGAATGATGATACCATTCAGTATGACATAGACAACGGGAACAACGAAGCACCCTCGGGATATTGGACAGCATTCGactcacccacctcctcaccttcccctcatacCGATATACTAGACGATCAACACGTGGAAGATGCATATTGGGCGCAGTACTCCCGCCCAGCCACTGCACCTATCACGCCTGGTATACATACGCCTTCTTTCCACCCTTACTCAAAACCCAAAGCGGACACTCACGAGGAACAGGCTAAGAAGTTGACGGAGAGTCTTAAAGCTTTAGGATTAGGACATGGGGATCTGGGGACGGCGAATGGGTATTCGAAGATACATacagaggggaagaggggattCTGGGtagacgaagaagagaaggaggagaaggaacatgTCGAGGAAGTAGGAAAGGAAGACAAGGTACAGGGTGTATTGCCATCGCAGGATGTACCTGTCATCCAGACGcaggaggttgaagaagaagaagaaacaggTAGTCAAGTGAAAGATCGTCTGAAATGTAAGATCCTCGTATCGCTCAATCAGATATGGAAAGAGCATATCGAAGGGTCGAGCGAGCTTGATCTGGAAGTGAAAGCGATGGAATGGTTGAACTACGGTAAAACGGTTACGGAAGATACCAATCTCACGGCATCACCGATATCGTCAAATGATGCCAAGGGAGATGTGATCGTTGGAAAGTTGGAGATACTATTCGAAATGTATCAGGTGCTTAGGGAGAAAGACGAAAAAGACAGTTTCTATAGATTACTGGAGGGGACAATAAGGAAACCACCTAGTTTGGGAGATCAGCAGGATGAATTTGGGCTCGATGATGTTCATAGGCAGAATACCTATTACGAGTAGTGGTAGGATAGGGCAATGATCTAGTATAGCTGTTCAATGACCGTATATAGTTGATCGACAAAATTACGTATAGATTTCATAGAATACCAACGAAAGGAGAGGGATTGTTGTACTGCATTGCATGTAGCTTTCATAGTTCTGAGATTGGTTGATTATACGCTGCATGTGCATTATGACGTGTAAAGGCGACTATGATTCCACTCAATCTTTCGTCTTTCCCTGCTCACTCTTCTTagtctctcctccctcaccttccttcgCCCCGGATGTCTTCTCGTCCGTCTTCGTCGTATCGCCTTCTGTCGCTGTTGAGCCCTTCTCACTCTTCGACGCGTCTTTAGTCTCTTCCCCTGTATCTGTCTTCGCTGCTTCGGTGGTATCTGTCTTCGCGTCTGTAGCGGCAGTCGTGGACTTCCTGCCCCACATCTGTTCGAGAAGAATCATCAGTAAAGCCAAGACCTTCGATCAGACCCGGCGCCCTCTGCCCCACACCAAGACTTCATGCCCCAGcggagaagagaaagagggtttCTGGATTGACAGTGATGTCGATACTGcaatgactcaccttgttccAACCTTCCACCACACTACTCCAGATCTTACTAGGATAACTACTCAATTTCGACCAAGTCTTCTTGGTACTTCCTCCGAACGATTTGAAAGTTTTTTGGGTACTCTTCCAGAACGACAAGAAAGATTTCTCCTTTGAGGTCCACCAAGTCGATAGGTCCTGTGCTCACGAGGTATCAGTATCAGACATACTGTTGAACTCCAAAGTACTTCAGAGGATGATGTGTCCATTCAGAACGTGAGGATTAGGCTGTTATTTACTTACCTTTCTGAACTCTTTCCACCACGAGGTGTCATCCTTGCTTGCTTCGCTTGGAGCGGTATCAGCGGTATCAGGCTTCGTCCCCTCGGTGTCAGCAGCAGTTGAAGCGGTATCTTTCGCAACAGCAGTATCAGCTTTACTACCGGTATCACTAGCTGCGGCTGTACTCTGCCCAGAGGTGGATTCGTTATCACCCGATGTACTTTTCGCGTCTGCCATTGGTTTCTATGTGCTTGGAGTGGTGATTGGCTTGGTCTATGGAGTATTTTAGTGATGGTCAAGAGTTCTGTTGGAGTTGTCGGGTCAGCTTAGATAATCTACAATGTCTTGTGGTGACTTGAGATATCGTGGATGGTCAAGGTAAGTACATGGACATATGCCTGTGAAGCAATGCTCGACTCGTTAATTCCCTCTGACCTTGTCGAGCCAGTTGACGTGCTTGATACAAAGGACATATGCGAGTGAAAGGAGTGGTTTTTCTTTCCTTTGCTCCGCTTATCTGTACGAGATATCCTTTGGGCCGACTTGATCGGAATGTGTGAGGTTGTGTCGAGCGGTCAGTGAGTACTCCCCGTCGCAGAGCCAAATCGGATACTGATGGTGACGGGCGAGAGTGAACAAAGTGCATTCTCAATCCCATACGCTACTGACATTCCACCGTTACTACCTGCAATGACCATGTCGGTTGAGCGACACGCTGTCCCTGTCCATCAGCCACTGGTCTATTCCCACCCACCATCCATTATGCTCTTTCCGAAACGCCTCACTATCCACCCGACACTTAGGGGACCAGCGATCGTACAAAGGATGATACCCCAGTTGACTATCAGGAACTCATCTTCGTTCAACAGTGGGTTTGGTGTATTATAAGCGATTTGAGAGATCCTAAATGAAGAATGTACATCAATTATTATCCTCAGTTGGTCATTAACGTaatcaatcaactcacaataaTCCTATCTCACCCCTCGCAACCATTGCGCAACCCAGGAATGCTGCTCCTCTCCAAGATGAAGTGTCGGTCGTTCCAGTCGAAGCATCTTGAGTCTTGTTCGATTTCGGCCAGAAGAGTAGCCAAACACCACAAGCCACTTTACCGATACACATCAGAATAGCGTAGATAATCCCTCGCCAGATGATCCGCCCCTTCCAGAGCGGTACGAACGGTATGCAGTATCCGATCGACCCGAAGAAAATCGGGACGAAGACATACGTGAGGATAGGGGTCAGGAACCTCTCAAATGATGATCGCAGTGTATGGCTCATGTGCCCCGGTTCAGATTCAGCCAAAGGCGGAGCGCCGAATGAGAATGGAACGATGTCCCGCGAGCGCgagtgagaggaggatgcaCGCCCAGGAAATGTGTGGAGACGCCTCAAGCCAAGTTCTCGAGAGTCAACCTGGTTgatgataccttcttcgGTTGATTTGCGGTTGTCTTTCGCCTTCGGAGCTGTGTCCGCGGCATCGGACAGGTAGGCACATGCCAGACCTGCTACGTATGCGCCATAGAGAGGGGAAGTCCCGGCGAACCCAGCTGCAGCTATCAtgctgatgaagaagaccGCCATCAACCCGACCAACATTGACTCGCCGCCCCATGTGGCGTCTTTCCACCTGCCAGATCGTCGCAATTTGCCGTATAGCGGCTTGAGGACGAACCGGGTCAGGGGAATCAACACGATCCCCAATCCTATGGTCACACCTATGGTCCGTCCTACATTCTTCCCGATCGAGGAGTTCCCGCCGGAGGAGTTCTCGCCTAAATTACCGAGGATACTAGCGAGGACGAACGCGACCACATCGTCCATGACTGCTGCTGATAGTAGCGCTGTGCCCAGCTTGCTTTGCCTCAGGTCGAAACCCACTGATGCTGGGTTGAGCACGGACAAGGAGGTTCCGAGAGAAGTGGAAGACGATGCGGCACCCGCTGCGAAAGCATGGAGTGGCGAGAAGGAAGcgagtgggatgaggatgaatgacaggccgatgggaaggaggatacCCGTTAGGGCTATGCAGAGTGaaagtgggaggagggatatgacgttggagaatgaggaggtgaggCCGCCTAGAATAACGTCAATGACCAGGTCAGCATCGATTTACGCAAGTTTTTGGCTCCACCGCGTCCGTGTTATTAGATAGTTTCGAtatactcaccctcaaataCGATCAAGAGCAATCCGACATACCCAACGGCTATGAAAGCCTCCTCCCAACTTTCTTCAAGCCATCCTGCGAGCGGAGTACCATAGATGATCCCGATGAGGATCTGCCCCAGGAGCTGAGCACTAAGCAGGTGTTGAGACATCCAGCCGAacaggttgaggaggtagatcCATGATGAGAGGATTATCAGTTGGACGATGGTAGGTTCATGATACGTAAAAGAAGACCACATCCATATGGGTCTATGAATCTGCTTTCGGTCTGATTGCTGTTGGATATAGTCTTGCGATCTGAGAGGTAGTagatgtgagtttggagtggatgtggatgcggatgtggatgtggatgaggatgaggatgaggatgaacacAACCCCATCGCCAAGCGTACCAAGCCCTTTTACGTAATTCTTGTGGGAAAGAGGACTTGAAAGAGCACAGTCAAATGAAAGTCCCCTTTTTTACAGTTCACTTGTACGTCTATCATTATTGCATTGCATACCCTCTGCAAGCAGTCGTGTATCAAGTTGATATCATATATGCAAATGAGTGCACGGAATGTATAgaacatatatatatatatatatacacacaATGATTGCCCTTGGGTTGTCTACCTATGTTGTAATTGCACAAGAATATTCGGTCGACTGATCACAGAATCTCAAGGTTGAGGCCGACGCCGGCATCCAGGTCAAGGGGATTATGTCCCTCTGTTCGGTTAGCCACGAATCCTTGAGGGAAGTGCTTCGCTTTGACCACCTCGGTGTAATTTCTACGGCATGGGTGGATCAGCTTACCAAGTTCATCTGGTGGCCAGAGAGTCGTGACCTTACCTCAGCACACACATGTCTCCACCACTTGGACCGACGTGCGCGC encodes the following:
- a CDS encoding S-(hydroxymethyl)glutathione dehydrogenase; this encodes MSTEGKTITCKAAIAWEAGKPLSIEEVEVAPPKEGEVRIKVLYTGICHTDAYTLSGKDPEGAFPVILGHEGGGIVESVGDGVDNVKVGDHVVPLYTAECRECKFCKSGKTNLCGRVRATQGKGVMPDGTSRFKCKGKDILHFMGTSTFSQYTVVSKFSVVTINPKAPLEKACLLGCGITTGYGAATKTPGIEDSNVAVFGIGCVGLSILQGAKAKNAKRIIAIDTNDKKEEWAKKFGATDFINPTKLPEGKTIVDYLVEETDGGLDFTFDATGNVQVMRSALEACHKGWGVCNVIGVAPAGAEIATRPFQLVTGRTWKGSAFGGVKGRTELPGIVNDYLAGTLWVDEFVTHHQDLEGINKGFDDMHAGDCIRCVVNMGFNDAP